In Pseudofrankia saprophytica, one genomic interval encodes:
- a CDS encoding ABC transporter ATP-binding protein, producing the protein MIEARGLTKRYGRTLAVNDLSFTVQPGRVTGFLGPNGAGKSTTMRMILGLDRPTAGAVRIDGKRYTDLKEPLRHVGALLDAKWVHPNRSARAHLRWLAVSNKLPEKRVEEVLALVGLTDVAGRRAGGYSLGMSQRLGIAGALLGDPGVLLFDEPVNGLDPEGILWIRQFMHRLADEGRTVFVSSHLLSEMALTARDLVVIGRGRLIAQTSTSAFIDASSGSSVRVRGPELARLREVITAGGLQTDDADETAEGPAALVVHGATTDAVGELAGRAGLVLHELAAQRGSLEQAFIQMTGGDVEYRTGESAHASTPASVGATAVTATGAPAGVPGQLDESQPSPRAGTPVTAARKADAR; encoded by the coding sequence ATGATCGAGGCGCGCGGGCTCACCAAACGTTACGGTCGCACGCTTGCCGTCAACGATCTGTCCTTCACCGTGCAGCCAGGCCGGGTCACCGGCTTCCTGGGGCCGAACGGGGCCGGCAAGTCGACCACCATGCGGATGATCCTCGGGCTGGACCGCCCGACGGCCGGGGCCGTCCGCATCGACGGGAAGCGCTACACCGACCTGAAGGAACCACTTCGCCACGTCGGCGCGCTGCTCGACGCGAAGTGGGTGCACCCGAACCGTTCGGCCCGTGCGCACCTGCGTTGGCTCGCGGTCTCCAACAAGCTGCCGGAGAAGCGGGTCGAGGAGGTCCTGGCGCTGGTCGGGCTGACCGACGTCGCGGGCAGGCGAGCCGGCGGCTACTCACTCGGCATGTCGCAGCGGCTCGGCATCGCCGGCGCGCTGCTCGGCGACCCCGGGGTGCTGTTGTTCGACGAGCCCGTCAACGGGCTCGACCCGGAGGGCATCCTCTGGATCCGGCAGTTCATGCACCGGCTGGCCGACGAGGGCCGCACCGTGTTCGTGTCCAGCCATCTGCTCTCCGAGATGGCGCTGACCGCGCGGGACCTCGTCGTGATCGGCCGGGGCCGGCTGATCGCCCAGACCAGCACGAGCGCGTTCATCGACGCCTCGTCCGGCTCGAGCGTCCGGGTGCGCGGCCCCGAGCTCGCCAGGCTCCGCGAGGTGATCACCGCCGGCGGCCTGCAGACCGACGACGCCGACGAGACCGCCGAGGGGCCGGCGGCGCTCGTCGTGCACGGCGCGACCACCGACGCCGTCGGCGAACTCGCCGGCCGCGCCGGGCTGGTCCTGCACGAGCTCGCCGCCCAGCGTGGCTCGCTCGAGCAGGCGTTCATCCAGATGACCGGTGGCGACGTCGAGTACCGCACGGGCGAATCCGCGCACGCCTCCACGCCCGCCTCCGTGGGCGCGACGGCGGTGACGGCGACGGGCGCGCCCGCCGGCGTGCCCGGCCAGCTGGACGAGTCCCAGCCATCCCCACGGGCAGGCACCCCGGTGACGGCCGCGAGGAAGGCGGACGCGCGATGA
- a CDS encoding ABC transporter permease gives MTTLTLLKVERIKLFSTRSPWWCMGAAVFITVGFTALLAGTIRNSDLQDLTPATTQFSYNFGFLIMMVMAILAITTEYRFGTIRATFLAVPGRVDALLAKTAVVALLAGLVGEAAGVGAWALSRAIRPDAPLALNSAQDYRVVIGVGLVYMVATVIAISVGLLIRHSAGAITALLIWVMVAENLLPAIPRVGDTIQKWLPFTVGNNFLYAGQQVGQNNDATPSDMPLGAWGSLLYFALVAAVVLALAVGLAKRRDA, from the coding sequence ATGACCACGCTCACGTTGCTCAAGGTCGAACGGATCAAGCTGTTCTCGACCCGGTCGCCGTGGTGGTGCATGGGTGCCGCGGTCTTCATCACCGTCGGGTTCACCGCGCTTCTCGCCGGGACGATCCGCAACAGCGATCTCCAGGACCTGACGCCGGCCACGACCCAGTTCTCCTACAACTTCGGCTTCCTGATCATGATGGTGATGGCGATCCTCGCGATCACCACCGAGTACCGGTTCGGGACGATCAGGGCGACGTTCCTCGCGGTGCCCGGCCGTGTCGACGCGTTGCTGGCCAAGACCGCCGTCGTCGCCCTGCTGGCGGGTCTCGTCGGCGAGGCGGCCGGCGTGGGCGCCTGGGCGCTGTCCAGGGCGATCCGGCCCGACGCGCCGCTGGCGCTCAACAGCGCGCAGGACTACCGGGTCGTGATCGGCGTAGGTCTGGTGTACATGGTGGCGACGGTCATCGCGATCTCCGTCGGGCTGCTCATCCGGCACTCCGCCGGCGCGATCACGGCCCTGCTGATCTGGGTGATGGTCGCGGAGAACCTGCTCCCGGCCATCCCGCGGGTCGGCGACACCATCCAGAAGTGGCTGCCGTTCACCGTCGGCAACAACTTCCTGTACGCCGGCCAGCAGGTGGGTCAGAACAACGACGCCACCCCGAGCGACATGCCGCTCGGCGCCTGGGGATCGCTGCTCTACTTCGCGCTGGTCGCCGCCGTCGTGCTAGCCCTCGCGGTGGGCCTCGCGAAACGCCGGGACGCCTAA
- the trpA gene encoding tryptophan synthase subunit alpha translates to MANRIDERLAGLAAGGRKGLMTHVVVGYPSLASTSALVDAMDEAGADFIELQIPFSDPLADGPTIQSACEVAIARGARVRDAFTIAAECSGRVRAPLLFMAYANTVYRYGTEAFCRDAAAAGISGLIVPDLPTEAARHEGYLEACRRHGLHNIVTLAPTSTSDRMVVNASVASGFVYCMSRQGVTGAQLGLAPDIQAYLRRVREHLTVPMAVGFGISDRGRLEQVLPYCDVATVGSALIDRLADAEPGDVTGQADTTRAFLRTLTPALA, encoded by the coding sequence ATGGCCAACAGGATTGACGAGCGCCTCGCCGGCCTGGCCGCCGGAGGGCGCAAGGGGCTCATGACCCACGTGGTGGTGGGCTACCCGTCGCTGGCGTCGACGAGCGCGCTCGTCGACGCCATGGACGAGGCGGGCGCCGACTTCATCGAACTGCAGATTCCCTTCTCCGATCCCCTCGCGGACGGCCCGACCATCCAGTCCGCCTGCGAGGTCGCGATCGCGCGCGGCGCCCGGGTCAGGGACGCCTTCACCATCGCGGCCGAGTGCTCCGGCCGGGTGCGGGCACCGCTGCTGTTCATGGCGTACGCCAACACGGTCTACCGGTACGGCACGGAGGCGTTCTGCCGGGACGCCGCCGCGGCCGGCATCAGCGGGCTCATCGTGCCGGATCTCCCCACCGAGGCCGCCCGGCATGAGGGCTACCTCGAGGCCTGCCGTCGCCACGGTCTGCACAACATCGTCACGCTCGCGCCCACCTCGACCAGCGACCGCATGGTGGTGAACGCGTCAGTCGCGAGCGGGTTCGTCTACTGCATGTCGCGCCAGGGCGTCACCGGCGCCCAGCTCGGCCTCGCGCCGGACATCCAGGCCTACCTGCGCCGAGTGCGGGAACACCTGACCGTTCCGATGGCGGTCGGGTTCGGCATCTCCGACCGGGGCCGCCTGGAGCAGGTACTGCCGTACTGCGACGTCGCGACGGTGGGCAGCGCGCTGATCGACCGCCTCGCCGACGCCGAGCCCGGCGATGTGACCGGCCAGGCGGACACCACCAGGGCATTCCTGCGGACGCTGACTCCCGCCCTCGCCTAG
- the trpB gene encoding tryptophan synthase subunit beta, producing the protein MSADPWVSDSAPGYFGDFGGRYVPEVLVPALDELQHAYQDAKADPEFAAEFAHLLATFAGRPTPLTFAGRLTERLGGARIYLKNEGVNITGAHKITHCLGQALLAKRMGRTRLVAETGAGQHGLATATVAAKFGFECTVYMGEVDIARQRPNVFMMERLGATVVPVRYGSRTLKDAVNAALKDYIASSADTHYLLGSALGPHPYPTMVRDFQSVVGQEIMAQLRQAEGRLPDYVVACVGGGSNAIGAFNPFVPHESVALVGVEAGGKGDGTGEHAQRFPHGRTGIVEGYKSVFLQDDDGQLSPTHSISAGLDYPGIGPELAWLHDRGRISFASARDDAVIEAVDLLARTEGILPALESAHAVAHVIDLAPRLGRDEIVVINISGRGDKDLFILADAFADQEFYAFLRTEAARHGQQD; encoded by the coding sequence ACCAGGACGCGAAGGCTGATCCGGAGTTCGCGGCCGAGTTCGCTCACCTGCTGGCGACGTTCGCCGGGCGCCCGACACCGCTGACCTTCGCGGGGCGGCTGACGGAGCGACTCGGCGGTGCCCGGATCTATCTCAAGAACGAGGGCGTCAACATCACCGGCGCCCACAAGATCACGCACTGCCTGGGCCAGGCGCTGCTGGCGAAGCGGATGGGCCGGACGCGGCTGGTCGCCGAGACCGGGGCCGGCCAGCACGGGCTCGCGACCGCCACCGTGGCGGCCAAGTTCGGGTTCGAGTGCACGGTCTACATGGGCGAGGTGGACATCGCGCGCCAGCGGCCCAACGTCTTCATGATGGAACGGCTCGGCGCGACGGTGGTGCCCGTGCGGTACGGCAGCCGCACCCTCAAGGACGCCGTCAACGCGGCCCTGAAGGACTACATCGCATCGAGCGCGGACACGCACTACCTGCTCGGCTCGGCGCTCGGGCCGCACCCCTACCCGACGATGGTGCGCGACTTCCAGTCGGTGGTCGGGCAGGAAATCATGGCGCAGCTACGACAGGCGGAGGGCAGGCTCCCCGACTACGTGGTCGCCTGCGTCGGCGGCGGGAGCAACGCGATCGGGGCATTCAACCCGTTCGTCCCGCACGAGTCCGTGGCGCTGGTCGGCGTCGAGGCGGGCGGCAAGGGGGACGGGACCGGCGAGCATGCCCAGCGCTTCCCGCACGGCCGCACCGGCATCGTCGAGGGATACAAGTCGGTGTTCCTGCAGGACGACGACGGTCAGCTGTCACCCACGCACAGCATCTCGGCGGGCCTGGACTACCCGGGCATCGGCCCGGAGCTGGCCTGGCTCCATGACCGGGGCCGGATCAGCTTCGCCAGCGCCCGCGACGACGCGGTGATCGAGGCGGTCGACCTGCTGGCCCGCACCGAGGGCATCCTGCCGGCGCTGGAGTCGGCGCACGCGGTGGCCCACGTCATCGACCTGGCTCCCCGGCTGGGCCGGGACGAGATAGTCGTGATCAATATCTCCGGCCGCGGCGACAAGGACCTGTTCATCCTCGCCGACGCGTTCGCCGACCAGGAGTTCTACGCGTTTCTCAGGACGGAGGCCGCGCGCCATGGCCAACAGGATTGA